Below is a window of Plasmodium sp. gorilla clade G2 genome assembly, chromosome: 6 DNA.
ctaATAATTAAGAtgtcataaaaaatatataaatcttaaaatattatataatatttatatatatatatatttaaaactaACTATTTAACATTTAGgggaatataatttaatctacaaaaaaaaaaaaaaaaaaaaaaaaaaaaaaattcaatgtTCTTAAATgtacactttttttttttttatatatatatatttaatatattatatatatattaaaaatattattattaatatttaaaataaaagaaaaaacaaatagaacttaatagttataatatatatatatttaatatattataaaacaaaacaatctcaatttatttttatagaaagataaaaggaaagaaaaataaataaataaatgttacatatatattatttattaatataaaattaaaataaaaacaaaataaattagaaaaaaaaaaataaaataaaattaataaaatataattaatatattttatatctatataaataatataataaatatgttttacATCAAATATTATTGAGTTGTAAGGATTTTACaaattaaaacaaattataataaacaaaaacaatGTTATTGATTTTTAATACATGTTAGATTATTTCTTTGAATATTGCATGctgtattttttaattataaaaatataaatatatatatacaatatatatatatatatatatatatatatatatatacaaattccatatatatataaattaaattacaTTGAATTTAAAAGTAacaatagaaaataataatattataatatttataacaatttaaaaacaagaagaaaaaaaaaaaaaaaaaaaaaaaaaaatcttcattatatatttataatatttaaatatttcttatcaaaaacattaattataatcgacaaataaaaaaaaaaacaaaaaaataaaaaataaaaataaataaatattattatatatatgttatatataagatatatatacgatatatatatatattctattattaattatagaTCTACAGAATGAatgtaagaaaaaaaaacaaaaataaacatataatagttatataataatagataTTATGCCTTATCTTtgtcatttatataaattcagTGTTATTTGTTATGcatatttcttataaataatattataacaacATTATATTagatgtatatgtatatatatttttgtttattaatatttggttcttaaaaaaaaaaaataaataataaaatatattataaaatcattatagtagttatataaatttatttatatatttattacgtTCATGTAAAGACATATAGTctcaaaatataatttaaaaagtaaaaatattaattaattaaaattattatgttaagatatattaaatattaaaaatgtattatatatatatatatgtatttaattatatagtaatattacttgttaataataaataaaagaaaggatctatatatagatatatatttatatatatatatatatatatataagttttaaaaaaatatattatttatttttacaatattctatatttctatatattatatataaataaataacataatTTTATTGAGAAAACACTTAATCATATACATtcaaataaaacaaaaagtaatttataaaataaaattatttgtctacatatatatatatatatatatatatatatagataatatatgCATAAATTTTGTAAAGACATATATGgtcttaaaataaataaaataaaataaatcattCTTAATTATagttatgataaaaataaaaaaataaaaacaatggttatatataaatatataaatatcttaaactgtttttttttgttttttttgttttttattttttttttattttttattttaatatgtttCTTAAATctttctaatatatatacgttTATTCAATCATATTACTTACagtaagaaatatatatatatatatatatatatgtatatgtataaacaaagatatatatgatatttataattatatgtatttatttagatatctttatttttgcgtatgtattattatctacatagcataatatatatatatataaattcatcTAACATGTTATgtgtttaaattatatttaatgcaAAGAAAAGTTTAATACATTACACAAACAAAGTATaggctatatatataaaatggtcctttaaaaaaaacaaaataaaaataacaacacataaatatttaaatatatatatatatattaatttatttataacaaaTTAATTTCTTATGCACAcatgttttttaaaataaaatgatatcgtgaaaagaaaaaaaacctTATAGTAACAAATTgttgatttaaaaaaaaaaaaaaaacatctttctacaaaaattataatattatatcaagACGTGCAATgggattataaaaaaaaaataaaataatcaaaaaggtatattaaatatatcattcataaatattacccacttataatatatatatatatttatatttatatacttataatattGCACTGTTATATACACAAAGAATTCTATCTATATTGTAAAATTTGACTATTTAATTAGCTTAtcactttcttttttttttttttttatttcatatttttaatctTACATATacgtatattatatagaataacaatatatttatattttatagctattaatttattacatgcaaaattaaaagacaagataaaaggaaaaaaaaatatacaggGAGAATTACATTTGTTTTTTAAGATAtagtttataattttaaatgacACACActaaaataacataaaagTCTAAGAAAcaattattgttttttttttttgaatggTTTCatcaattattttatataaagaaatttaatatagccagtatttacattatatatatatatatatatatatatatatataatatatttagagctattatattaaatatatcaagaaaaaaaaaaaaaaaaacattataggtaaataaataaatatatatatatatatatatatatatatatatatatatgttgaatAAAGATTTATACAAATTAATATAGATATGCCATACTTATAAACATATAGTATTACATGTTAAATAAGCCTAGTCCTTATAAtgatttacatatatattatttacggtaatttttttttttttctgccttatattaatttttttatacgtTAATGAAGTTATATGATAAGGGAAAGGCTTGCTAATttccactttttttttttttttatttcttaatcCAGTatttcatttgttttattaaatgtgatttttttattttattttatttaatttttttttttttttttcttttttcaaattgaagttttttttaatcatgCACACTGttggaataataataaaaaaacaaaaaatgaaaattaaaaaatgaaaaataaaataaataaattatgacTTGTTCAggtcatttttattattttttttttttttttataatcatatgttatataaaattcttttatttttattgtttattaTGAGTctgaatgaataaaaaaataaaggtagaataataattttatataaataacaaaaatatttatattatgagtCATtaagataatattttataattagcatgtttaattaattataaaggGTTATATGAATCCTATTCATATATACAATCGTATGGATATTTTATAcaaaacattttatattattaacctTAAAAAATTAGGAACTTGACAAAtgttttacatatataaatatataaatatatatttatatatatatatatattaaattttatttattttttttaatgaatatacaatataatgtTAAATATTCCTAGCTAATGATGGCAAATTTTTATCTCCATACTTTGCTATTTGTCTTAATATTAAATCTCCTATAACTATAGAAGAGGATGCTTCAATAACAGCTGGTAATCTTGGTAAGATACAACAATCGTGTCTACCTTGAACTTTTAAACTACATATGTTTCCATAAAAATCActtgtttctttttctatttgTATTGATGATACAGGTTTTATTGCTGATCTAAATACAATATTATTTCCTGTTGTAATTCCAGCTAAAACACCACCacaattatttgtttttgtaactaataatttttcttcattattattagaagTGAGATTGTAATgagtattattaaaattgttattatttttagtacacatatatttattcgttgaatttaatatttgatcttgattatttttatttggtaAATAATAAgacatattttgattttcatCTTCAtgactttctttttttgtagaCATTTTATCTAGAGGTAAGaatatatcattatgatCTGATCCAAACATATATGTTCCATTAAATCCACTTCCGAATTCTATTCCTTTCACTGCTGGAATAGATAAAATCATTTTGGCTAGCTCGGCTTCCATTTTATCAAAAATGGGTTCTCCAATACCTATGGGAGGATTTTGTATAATGCATGTAGCAATACCTCCAACGCTAtctcctttattttttagtttcaaaatataagaaCACATTTGTACAGCCGTATATGGATGTGGACATCTTGTTTGTAGATAAATCCATTCATCGTTCTTTTcagaattaatatattctttatcattattatcaacttgatttatattatatttattaagacttacatttatatatgtgttatcCTTTGAAGGAATAGTCAATATATCTTTCTTATATTCATCCGTTTCTATTATAGAACCATCAATATCATATAATCTATTAAAACAAtccataaatattttttccttttcattaTATCTAACAGTTCCATAAGAATCTACCATATCTCTTGAGGGAGGATTTTCATTTTCCAATTCCTTTCTGACTTGTTCAGGTATTTTTACATTCCCAACAGAATGTACATAACTAACAATAGaacaattataaaatttataaagcCATTGTTCTATACAAGCCCCAGCAGCAACTCTTGTGGCTGTTTCTCTTCCAGAAAATCTACTACTTccacttttatttttcacatgatatttcataaaataagTATAATCTCCATGACCTGGTCTaggaatatttataaaagaattataatgTTCTTGTTTAATATCTTCattgtatattaaaaatgtaataGGAGTACctaatgttttattttcatcgAATCCAGAAAGTATAACAAGTTTATCTTTCTCATTTCTATTAGTAGTTAGTTTTGATTGATTAGGTCTTCGTCTATCTAACTGTTTTTGTATTAAATCAAAATTTATTTCAATATTTGGAAGAAATCCATCTATCACACATCCAATAGCTTTACCGTGACTCTCACCATATGACGTTACTTTTAATAAAGTGCCATAAGTGCtcataatgttttttttaaaaaataaaataaaatgaaaaaaaaataaaaaaaaaataaaaaaaaaaattaattatccATAAAtgatcacatatatatatatatatatatatatatatttatttatttatatgtagtATCTATTTTATCAAtgcttatataaaattaataacattgaaaaaaaaaaaaaaaaaaaaaatgaacatttatattttactacatatataaaatgtatgcaaatattttctatattacaaatattttcataacctataagaaaaaaaaaaaaaacattgtttttttcttacttattggataatatttaaaaaactgtgaagaaaaaaattaaaaaataatttgtttattttttcgggtctttataatatataaggtataaaaattttagggacttaaaaaaataaatacatatattttaacatatgtgaatgtttaaaaatattaaatataagtcTGTTTAAATGGGTTGTGTATTTCtcaaatgtataatatatataatatatataatctatatattatagtataATGGCTTAAAGCtaacattaatattaaattattggTATAGTTAAAAATATgagtttattaaaaaaaaattaaaataaatacattaggaaaaaaaaaaaaaaaaattatatatatatatatataaacatatatatatttaatatatatataatatatatatatataagtataatacaaaaattatgtgttaaaaattaataaaaaaaaaaaaatatatataatatatatatatatatatatatatatataataaatacattatatatatatatatttattatatacgaataaaatatgtgtttaaatattacaaacacgatatcatttttttaatttatttttataaaagttctcaaaaaattatagtatattatatatatgaataattttaatttaaaatcaTTGTATATCTTGATTTAATTTATCAGGATTCATAATTAATTGaaaacaattattattattattatcattatcatttgtatttgtatttgtatttgtatttgtattttcattttcattagtgttaaaaatattatttgtttgatTTATTGATTGATTAATTGTTTGGaattgataattattatcttgTTGATTTTGTGATATGgtttgaaatatattattatttttaatttgttcatttaatataatattttgtgaTTCACCTTTTTCAGTATCTAAAagattttgaatatattcattttcattatattcattattacttttttcttttttcatttctggTGGAGTTTTAGGCATACTATAAGAAATCTGAGCTACTTTCTCGTTGAAATTATTTtcctcattattattattattattattattattatttgtattaatattcTTATCAACAGtgttaattaattttttatttaagaaATATCCATTTGTTCCTATTTCGGGTAGGttctatataaaataataaaaatatataaagaaaacacaatgaattataatattaaatatatatatatatatatataatttttttttttttttttttttttttttttttccttacaCTTGTGTCCACATGATCATGAGaataattacaataataatttgtGCAATATATAcctacataaataaaaaaaaaataaaaaaaaaatatacataaatacatacatatatatatatatatatatatatatatatatatatatatatatatataatattgttttacatatttctctagttatttctttatttttttaatttaccaAATTTGCAGGGAACATTTGgatgtatataaatacattccGACCCAAAGGCACAATAGGGCCAGTTTCGGcactaaaaaaataaaaataaatataaacataaaaatataaatatatttaatatatatatatatatatatatttatttatttatttatttatttatatccttATTTTACACTTAATAAAACTTACATTTTCAACGGGATGAATGTATCGGCATTTATCTCCAAATTGACAATTTGGTAGGTAAAGACATTTCTTTTGTATCTGAAAAAAGCAAACAatcaaacaaatatatatatatatatatataatatatatttaattatttatttatatatatatatatatatattttttttttttattatttataaaatatttttacctTTATTATAACGTTGGATGGGTCAACTACATTTTCTTGGTTAGCTACTAGCTGTTTTccttcttaaaaaaaaaaaaaaaaaaaaaaaaaaaaaaacacataaaaacatatatacatatatatatatataataaagtagaatgataatatataaaacacattattatacaaaataattatttcacATAcactatttattttatatatatatatatatatttttatttttgtattaccttcattcatatttaaagcattattatgcatattatcattcatatgaTCATTttgcatattattattaaaaagctCTCCAGTTGATTGCACATTTGAAACATTCTGTTGAATGTGTTGTTGTggttttatttgtttatctaTATTGGTAATGTTAGTATTAAATATTTGTTGTTTATTACCTTTAGGTGTAAAATACTGCTgtgaattaatattattttcattcaattcatttttattatgtgtgTTGCTAAAAAATGTTTGTTGAtttctaatattattattattttgttttataaaattttgtgtgttgtttatttgttcatCCATAGGACAAGTACCagatacattattattattattattattaatcatgttatttttttgaaaaacataattattattattattatttacattattattaaatctATTGGTATTCATAAAATTAACAGATGATGATAcacttgtattattatttatattctgtaagaattttatatttttttgtggaatattattttgatatcttgaattaacaaaattattgttcatattattagatataaAACTGTTATTATTATCCATCATGTTTTTAGTTCCAACTATATAATTTCCTTGATAAAAATTTGTCATATTGCTCATGTTATAACTTGACATATCTTGGTTGCTCATaactataaaaaattaaaataaacaaataaataatgcacatacatatatatatatatatatatatatatatatatatatatatatatatatacatatttgttGATACATTAATATGTccatatacataatttatatttttttattgtttacTTGTTGGAGGTTGCATGAATGGATTTGGATTATCTCCTACAAATCGAGGATTCGGcctaaagaaaaaaaaaaaaaaaaaattaatataaataaataaataaataaataaacaaacatatatatatatatatatatatatatatatatatatatatatatatatattatatcgtgatatatttaatttttggtGGCgcattatatacaaataattatgtacacatatatatatgcatatattcacaatttttttctttttacttTAAAACggctttgttttttttttcgctattattatattcatctgCGCTATCactaattcttttatatgtCATATCtgtaaagaataaaaaaaaaaaaaaagtatatatataatagaaaaaaaaaaatgagaacacaaatataaatacataaatacatatatacatacatatatatatattaccttttatattttgcatATTGTCGTGATgtgtttcattttttttttcttttctttgaCCGTTTTCTACATATATGACCCTACTTGGTGAAAAGGAGTGACTATGACTTCTTCCTAAGCGTCTATATTTATCTCTGAATCTTAATATATCACTTTCTTTACCTCTGTCacttcttttatttcttgatttatttttatcataatgaATTTTTCTAGTACTAGAACTGGAAGAACATGATCTCATACTCAAGCCCCTCTTCTgtcttcttttatttctattttttgaGAAATACATATCGTCATTTGAATATTTACTGCTTGCAAGACTCCTAGATCTTCGTCTCGTATCAgacatatttcttttatcataatcatcctcctaaaataaaaaataaaaataagacaATATATATAGCAGTTATAGGATTTATATTACTTCAACATATATGTAactatataagaatatttttttttttttttttatattttttttatatttttatttatgtttaccCCTCCTTTTTTGTTATGTACACTTGATACCCTATTTTTCgaatctaaaaaaaaaaaaataaaaaaataacaatataatcaaggtattcacatatatatatatttatatttatatatatttttattttttattgctATGGATTCCCTTGTAGTACCTCTACTTCTGTTCGATTTTGAATATTCATCATGTTGTTTTTCTCTAACACTTGAtgatttatttgatttatcatttttcaaATAAGTGTCgcttttcttttgtttttttatgtcACTCATAAGTTTCATTAACCAGTCTACAAAAACGGTGGTCTAcacatacaaaaaaataataaataaataaatatatatatatgtatatattaaatacataCACACAATAATAcatgtagaaaaaaaaaaaaaaaaaaaaaaaaaaaaaaaaatacatatatatatatatatatatatacacatatacatatgttttatttttatatttccttaCGTGATCTCCTAAGAAATCCTTCAATTCATTGCACATAAATTCACTGCTACTTTTAGCGTTCCCAGCCATATGCCACACATATTCTGTCAATATATCTACTTCATACTCTCCTAACAATTCTCTTAATTTTTCTGTTATTATGGTTTGATATACTTTTTGTTCCTCTTTACTTTTAGTTAACATTTTGTTCTTTACAAataagtataatatataatatgtaattatatattataattggTAAAGATGAaactataataaataaatattaaaaaatatatatgtacatatatatatatatatatatatatatatatatatatatattcatttatatgttctatttttttttttttttttttctgacagattattttttttttgttgtagttattatattctatattatatctatTCAGTTGATTTTTCTATAagtcatataaaaatatgtgaaattcattttatcttttttttttttttttttttttttttttttttttcttaatttggTGTATACAATATTCTctatcttatttttatattttgtgttAATAATTGATtggttttttcttttgataaaaaaaaaaaaaaaaaaatgagtaatatatttacaaatgttatatatatatatatatatatatatatatatatatgttgaatTTTAATTTGTTCCACCTCAAATGGTTAAtctcaaataatataaatataaattattaaatatattataatatatgtatatatatatagtaatggtaatttcttttttcttctttaattattaactcttattgtaaatatataaatgtataaaaaaaatgtatttattataattatatacatataataatatatttatatattttttatattttatttacaacttttaattattcatattatatatatatatatatatatatagtgaggcacataatttattattaaattagcAAATCAATGAatacaaattataatttttatataatgttataaatatataataaaatacgtactattttatatttatattatatatattaataagatctttaaaaaaagaaactatatgtataaatatatatatatatatatatatatatatatatatataatgagaagtattttttataaaagaaagaaaatataaaatttaataatatatattatattatatatatataatataatattattaaaggcaaaaaaggaaaaaaggaATTGTGATAATActatacaataataataacaataataaaaatcaaaaaaaaaaaaataatataatataatatattatctatatatatatatatatatatatatatatatatatatatataatgagggaaaaatattatatatatatattactatatactataatataaaataacatgtattgtattaatttattaatttatttgcgcatatatttttttaacacgtatataataataaataagggttatacaatttatatgttttttcactatatttatttttgctataataataatatattacaaatatatataatatatatgtataaatatttttttttttttttttttttttttttttttttctttttgtgggttttttttaatatcgtactattatattatataatattttatgttattttcttcttataattatatatatttagaaaaaaaaaatttatataaaatttttttgctTACATtgatatgttttattaaaatgtatgACTAATATAAATTTCCTATAAAGGGGAATAGTCAGTCTCTATATTTAAACATttgtcatatatttataaacagaactaaaagaaaatacaattaaaaaaaaaaaattttttttgggGAATATCATTTtctccatatatatatatatatataaatagatttatttttgacatatatatatatatatatttttaatatatacacccccacatatatatatatatatatatattaaatcattttgatataattaattagTAATGGTCCCTTTTTGATgtctatatattatttatcttttcaaaaaaatgttaatttaaatataaataaaaatgatcctgaggaatataatttttttaaaaatgaaaatgaaagaaTTGATGATTTAATTCCTGAATTTATGACTGAATATTTTGAATGACTGTAAAAGTTTATATTGGTGAAGTagagaaagaaaataaaaataaattaatatcacatatatataataattaataaatgataaaataaattaatctttatataagaaaaaatttgtatatatgatCCTATTTTTCTTGTAAGattatgaataatttataaaataaaaataaaaataaaaaaaaaaatatatatatatatatatatgtatatatttatatatttatatatatttgttttgtttCATATCATTTCatgttaaattattttctatttttttttttttattattttattttaattttttttttgttatttttattgaataacgttaaatgaaaatttattttgttgttATCTTGCCTGTGTTAATACGTGGAGTGAGTTGcataattaaaaatgtttcaagtaatatatctaataatatGACAGCCCACTCACCATTCTTTTTTGTgcataataaatacaaaaggaatagaaattttaaattgaaaaataataaagacgagaataattttattaatatatatactgtCAAGAATCCATTAAAATGTAAAGTTGtagataaaattaatttagtAAGAAC
It encodes the following:
- a CDS encoding chorismate synthase; its protein translation is MSTYGTLLKVTSYGESHGKAIGCVIDGFLPNIEINFDLIQKQLDRRRPNQSKLTTNRNEKDKLVILSGFDENKTLGTPITFLIYNEDIKQEHYNSFINIPRPGHGDYTYFMKYHVKNKSGSSRFSGRETATRVAAGACIEQWLYKFYNCSIVSYVHSVGNVKIPEQVRKELENENPPSRDMVDSYGTVRYNEKEKIFMDCFNRLYDIDGSIIETDEYKKDILTIPSKDNTYINVSLNKYNINQVDNNDKEYINSEKNDEWIYLQTRCPHPYTAVQMCSYILKLKNKGDSVGGIATCIIQNPPIGIGEPIFDKMEAELAKMILSIPAVKGIEFGSGFNGTYMFGSDHNDIFLPLDKMSTKKESHEDENQNMSYYLPNKNNQDQILNSTNKYMCTKNNNNFNNTHYNLTSNNNEEKLLVTKTNNCGGVLAGITTGNNIVFRSAIKPVSSIQIEKETSDFYGNICSLKVQGRHDCCILPRLPAVIEASSSIVIGDLILRQIAKYGDKNLPSLARNI
- a CDS encoding nuclear polyadenylated RNA-binding protein NAB2, putative, translating into MLTKSKEEQKVYQTIITEKLRELLGEYEVDILTEYVWHMAGNAKSSSEFMCNELKDFLGDHTTVFVDWLMKLMSDIKKQKKSDTYLKNDKSNKSSSVREKQHDEYSKSNRSRDSKNRVSSVHNKKGGEDDYDKRNMSDTRRRSRSLASSKYSNDDMYFSKNRNKRRQKRGLSMRSCSSSSSTRKIHYDKNKSRNKRSDRGKESDILRFRDKYRRLGRSHSHSFSPSRVIYVENGQRKEKKNETHHDNMQNIKDMTYKRISDSADEYNNSEKKNKAVLKPNPRFVGDNPNPFMQPPTIMSNQDMSSYNMSNMTNFYQGNYIVGTKNMMDNNNSFISNNMNNNFVNSRYQNNIPQKNIKFLQNINNNTSVSSSVNFMNTNRFNNNVNNNNNNYVFQKNNMINNNNNNNVSGTCPMDEQINNTQNFIKQNNNNIRNQQTFFSNTHNKNELNENNINSQQYFTPKGNKQQIFNTNITNIDKQIKPQQHIQQNVSNVQSTGELFNNNMQNDHMNDNMHNNALNMNEEGKQLVANQENVVDPSNVIIKIQKKCLYLPNCQFGDKCRYIHPVENCRNWPYCAFGSECIYIHPNVPCKFGIYCTNYYCNYSHDHVDTSNLPEIGTNGYFLNKKLINTVDKNINTNNNNNNNNNNEENNFNEKVAQISYSMPKTPPEMKKEKSNNEYNENEYIQNLLDTEKGESQNIILNEQIKNNNIFQTISQNQQDNNYQFQTINQSINQTNNIFNTNENENTNTNTNTNTNDNDNNNNNCFQLIMNPDKLNQDIQ